CTTCCTCCCACTCGAAAAAAGAAGTACATTCTAGTATAGTAAAGGCTGTATTGTACAAAGCCCATTTTGCATAGGGGCTTAAAAGTGGGAAATGGTAACATCCCAACATGGACATCCCAGTTcctaagtattttacaaaaggctctgcttaacatgGAGCCTTTCCTAAAATATTTAGGACATTGTCAAATACACATATTTGCCATCATGCATAGTGGGAGCAGTGCTTTTACAAGGCTGCGTGCAGGaaaaaagagcagcatcacttGGTAACTATCACTTATATGTGGAAATGACAATTTCGCAATTTCACCTTTAATGGCTGCACTTAAATGTGTAGTTGTCTGATTAAATAAGTGGCACCAATTAACAAGGGAAGCTGCCAAAGGGTCttcataaatttaaaataaaaataatatggtACATGGAGAATTAAGAGCATTAACCCCTTTGATTCCTCATATTAAGGCCTAGTTGAAATTAAGTCGGTGTGGAAATTAGTTTAAATATGTTCATTTTGCATTGCAAAAAAACAAAGATATACATTTTTGGGCCACTCAAACCATACCTGTGACATGCCTCCTTTTAATCTGTCCTGGAGCATCTCCATGTATAAATGATTGTGTTGTGAAATTACATTTACACGTGTATGTCAGtttgcacatgtaaataccaCTGTCTACGTACAAGTGGAACCACTTTTAAAATGACTGCCTTACaatgactgtgtgtgtgtttccaGAGATACTCCAGCTAGTTAACCCTGATAACTGAACTGCAGTCTTAAATCGGTGTGTCAATTCTAGGGCTGTGCTCCTCAACCTGGTAGAAAGTTgtatggggacagaaatttcaccatccccacctgtccccactggaatcacCTCCATCCCTGCCTGTCTCCGCATGTACTGTCCTCCATCTCCACTCATCCCTTGTGCTAATACAACCCAACTTGTCCTAACAGTTGgctatgttgataactttccctttCGGTGCTTATGCAGATTTCAATGCTAACAACCATAtccatttaatttttttagtaccgttataattgccatggcagaaggaaaggataggtaggctggcctggcactacactaCTGCGGGAATCCCATGGGACCTGCATCTATCCCTGCAGGACCTGCTTCCAACCCCATGGGAATCCCATGGTTATGGAGGGTttccctgtgggaatcccacaGGAACCACGAGGATCCCGCTAACcacattcccatgcagctctctacaaACCTGGTCTTTAGAGGTTCCCTCAccattctggttttcaggatattcacaagcAGTAGCCAGGAGATACATTTGTATGCATTTGCACCGctctgtggatattctgaaaatcaaaCTGGTTGTGAATCCCCAAGGACCAGGTAGAAGACCACTGTTCTTATTTCTTGTAGTCTGTCAGGGCATGTGCCCTAGGAGCTCTGTTTGCAAGACATCCTCGAGAGCACATTCTCACTGGTTAACTCCCTGTTGCACTTGGTAGTGTATCACCAGAAATTAAATGGAAAGCTAGGAAGAACAGTCAATTCATTGTCCCATGAACATATGTTGTCATGCTCTCTTTACACTATACACCCCCCTGAGAAGTATTTAAGCTTTCCTGACTGTGGGGTCTGCTATGTTGAAGTACTGCTTTTTTACCAACAGAAATCTAAAACATCCCTCTGGAGCTCTTCCTGGATTTCCAaatccacatttttttttgtcttggctCTCCCCCATCACAGATATGAATCCCCAGCACAGACAGTTGTTGAGGAATCTTCGGATGCAGCTCTGTGCAGAGGTGCTAGTGGATGGATTTGTCGTGCAGTATTTGTATCAGGAAGGCATTTTAACAGAGAGCCACCTTCAAGAGATCAGCTCCCAACTGACAAGCCAAAGGAAGACCTTGTTGCTGCTGGACATCCTTCCTTCCAGAGGGCCCAAAGCCTTTAGTGCCTTCCTTGAATCTCTACAGGAATTTCCTTGGGTGCAGGAAAAGCTGTGGGCACAGTGCAAGGAAATACCAGAAGCTCCTGCTGATAAACTTTTGGGCATTCCTGCACATGTACAGAACAACCCACCAACAGATAAACAGATCAACCAACTGGCCAGCATGCTGGGGTCGGAATGGGAACATATTATATTGTGCTTGGGCTTGTCCCAAAATGCCATTCACCAATGTAAAGTCAATCATCCTTGTAATGTGCAGTCACAGATGGTGGCAGCCTTTATCATGTGGCGGCAGCGCTTGGGGAAGAAAGCAACATTGCAATGTCTGTGTAACAGCCTGCTGGCAGCAGATGTAGACCCTTCCCTGATCCAGCAAATGCTGAAGTGAGGAATCTGCCTTATGTTGACACGTCTTGGCTCTTATGGAAAGCACGTCTCTCAAACCCTTACCTACCTTCTATTGTGATTTAAATGAAAATTGTATTCTGTATGTATTCTACAGTACTTCAGAAGCACCCAGAACAAGTGCCAGTACTATGTTGGAGATTTTTCACACAGAATGAGATCTGATTGGCTAATGAATGTGTAGTATGATAGCTAATAATGCAATCGGATCACTCTTATCAGATAATTTGTAACTGTCTTGACAACTAGACAAGTTTGGGTGAACTGCAAGAGAACTGATCAGAAAATTTGAAAAATCAGAATAATATAACTAAGTGCTTGCTATAGCTTTATTTCTACTGCATAGCCTAACTGACAAGTGAAACTTTAGGCATTATTGCATTGCATGAAAGGAGAGGCTAGCCTATTCTACCTCAAAATGTGTCATACGGTGAGGTGATGGGTGATGCTCTCTTAAAATAATGGTAATTGATTTTGCTCAGTGAAGCTGTTTACAATTGGAGACATTTTCAATGTTGAACCCAGCTGCAAAAGTTACATATGTGATTTTTAAGCATtggagatgtgcattcattagaacACATTCAATTTTGGTGTATAGTTAAGTTAGTGTGTGTGGTAAAGCAaactaacatgcattaaattagtgcatgttaaaaatgtgtgttacttttttaaaaattaaaacaaatatgtgGTATAAACTGAAAATGCAAAATTTAAGGAGGGAGagcccaaataaaaacaaactgaaaacttTTGCTCTTTGCATGTCCCTATTAAGCATACTTGAAGCAATCCAATTTTCAAGCACAGGGAATCTGCATAAATTGAATATGGGTCAGTTATGTAGCTAATTACCTATATCCATTGCAAAAACAATATTGTAAAGCTATGTGTATAAGTGATCTTAGAAGGGTTGGACAACATTTCTGTGTGTAAATCGATGAACGTGGGTTAGAAGTGATTTTACAACAGTTGCTATTTGTACCCAGAAGCATCAGCATGGAGAGATTTTAAGGGGGGACAGGTTATTTGTGCACCTTGAAAGTACACCTGTATTCTGCATTTTACAATGGTAATATATAGAAATTACAGTGGTGTACTGCTGACTGCTCCTTTGCACTTAGTATTTGGAGggatgttggggggtgggggggagaatcaGATTTAAAACTacctttaaaaaccagaaatttgaGTTTTTAGCTTGTCTGCTTAATTAGCTCCCCTTTGTACATACAAATAGCAAAATTGCTGCATGTTTAAACATGCAAAGCCCCAAATGATGACCATGAttcttttttgaatattttcttttataaaatGGCTTCTTCTGATGGGTTCTTTTCCAGAAtcatgtgggggtttttttgtttgtttcttttgtaaTACTATGGCCGTCATTTTACAATCCTTATTTGTATTTTGGATTGTGCATAAACCAGCACTTCAgtgtttatcttgcataaatgtctTAAATCtctattttacaaagccaggacaTGCATGTATCCAGCCCAAGTGCATGCAGATGGCAAGGAAGCTGGTCTCAGCATGTCTTGGGTGGGATAAAGCATAGCAAGTTCCTAGGTGTTTGTTCCACATTTCAGAAGGAAACATAAATGTCAATGTCCTAAGAGATCAACATAGGGAGTTACATCAGCTCCTTATGTATCTTTTAAACATCAGTGAAGGTGAATTGCTTTTCTCTCACCACTGTGCTCTGTTCTTCACTGCCACAGGTTTAAACTTGAGATCATGACGTTTCATATATGCTTGAATATAAACCAAGATTTTTGGATGGGGATCTCGGTTTTATATGTGAGtctcccagtggtgtgctggtaaatgtttaacaacaggctctctccccggtccacctctgcgcccccccccccccccccccccgaaattgcagagctggctatagccagggagagagccttgggggggggggggggcaatgcattactccaggaaaagaaaaattaattgatcccaggttccaatctaattcatgtttaatgtgggataaaatgccataaataagtaaataaatataaacttttaatgttgagcacctgattctcaaagtggacatattccaaacactataatgaaaataaaatgatttttttctacctttgttgtctggtgactttgtttttctgatcatgctggcccagtatccgattctgctgctatctgtcctcttaactccgtttccagggcttcctttccatttatttctttactttccgcctttcttcatttcttgccttacatccataagtaaaagctgggtcctccgcagactttactgtccagtggatccagcttctgcctattttcttcatccatgtgcagtttttctcctctcttacttttccctcatctcatctccttcctcacttttccctcctctccatccatgtccagcatttcttctctctctcttccctctcctctatctatgtctagcaatcctcctctcccctgccctcccctccatccacccatgtccagcaaccctcctctctcctgccctcccctccatccacgcatgtccagcaaccctcctctcccccatgccctcccctccatccacgcatgtccagcaaccctcctctcccccttgccctcccctccatccacgcatgtccagcaaccctcctcccccttgccctcccctccatccacgcatgtccagcaactctcctctcccctccatccacccatgtccagcaactctcctctcccctgccctccctccatccatatcagcaattctcttctctcccctgccccccctgcagccatccatacccatcgattctcttctctctcctgcgccccctccagccatccatacccagcgattctcttctctcccctgcccccctcagccacccatacccagcgattctccttgctcccctgattacctccgtcgaagcagccgcgttattgaaagcccttgcccatctgtagccttcccttcaagtttgttccctcagagccccccccacggaaagaggaaatgacaccagaaggcgggactctgagggaacgaactcacgaagggaaggctagagactggcagggctttcaatgacgcggccggacggaggtaataaaaaagatttaacccccccccccccagggcggcgcaggcaaacgagggcaatggtgggaggtgaggtaaacggggtaaacatggcttgtggcgccctcctgccatgcttacctcgtttaccggagccggctcgccctgcagaacaaccggctcgcaagatgttaaaaaatttaacagccggctcttgcgagccagctccagcacaccattggAGTCTCCCCACAGTTAATAACATTTCTTACTCCAcgctccttttccccctccctcgtagctaccagcatttcttcctccctcctccccccccccccccccccccccccccacagttacCAGGCATTTTGCTTGCAGGTCTTACCTCCTTTGGCGTATGCTGATAAATAAGCTATGTGCTGGGGCGGTGAAGGGTCATGAGCAGTATTTTGAATTTCTGGGGATATGtccgggctctggcattgaatttccaggtatgcAAGAGAGGTGAAAACATAggggttaagtgcaatattcagcacttaactggctgtggTGAACCacctaaagataggactgatttttgtGCAGTTATCTTGGCTAAGTACTGAACATTGACACTTAAACGCTCACCTGCTGCCTCTGCTCCTGGAACACCTCTAACTGGTTTTGGCTTGGGCTCTAACCAGACATTTCCAGAggaactatccagttaagtgccactgcatATGTCTGGTTAGCCCCAGACAGGCAATTTAAATCATATTAAATATCAGGCTGTTTGTTGATGGTGGTGGGTTTATTTTTTAAGGAAGTTGGTGTTCATTTTTGTgtttaaatatatacatatttattgtaCTTTGCATTGAGATTTTGTAAAAAGAAATCATAAGTGAATTGTCAAATTGCATAATACAATGAACAGTTGGGTGTTCTCACTGTATAGCATTAGTAGGAGAGCTTACTTTCCAGACCTCTACTGCAGAGATACCAAACAAGTCATAGAGATCTGAAATGAGACAAAACTGCAGGAAGAAGGAAGTCAGCCTGCGCCTCTTAGGTGCACGGAGTCCTTGACTGTACACATGTAGTAAGGAGCAGACCACTCAGTGACACTGCCATACCTCCCAGGTAGGAGCAGTGTCGGCGAGAAGGAGCCTGATCTTATCACCAAGGACGGAAGTAGCAGTGAAACAATGGACATGATACACAATTTGCACGCCTGTAGTgggtaattttaaaagccatttctgagatatgtctgaaaattgcccactCTTGCTGCAGATAAAAGTACGTAGGCTGTTCACATTGCATGTACATTAACCTGTGCCTTAGaagggatggagctggggcaAAAGAGGAAGTGTACATGCAGAAATTTCATTTTTAAAGCTCTGTGCATACTTTTGAAGCAGGTCAAGTGAATATAAGGAGtgtccctttgaaaattagcttgcaGACCCTGCAAGTTGTTTCCTTATTGTCTGTTGCATATAGTGAGAAAACTAGTACTGGAACAAATACCCCTCAAAATGATCCATGAACAACTTCATCTACACCTAGTGATTCTGAGGTTGacatgatcagaagcaaacaaggGCAacagaggccattagcaccagccTAGCACCTGTGTTTCCATCCGCCGGAGGATCAGAGCTGGCAAGCACATTGAAACAATGAGCTTGCTGGCTCTGAACGCCAAACCAGGCCATTAACATTCTTCCCCAATGCTCGGTAGGCAGCACGTCAAAAAAGGGTGCTGCTCACatagcaaaccctatgccagcttggagctggtgttaggtttgccagggcattggggaggaatggggagaccctgtccagcatgcatttgcatacttccaGGCTCCCCACCCCCCTCAAACACAGATACCTGGAAGTCCAGTGGACCTCTAGGCCCCTCACCTCCTCAACACTGAAAATACCCTGATGGTCCAATGGGACCACTAGCCAGGACACCCTCCTCTGACACCCTACCTTGAAGTTGGagaagatataaaggaattggagaaggtgcagagaagggcgacaaaaatgataaaagggatggaacgacttccctatgaggaaaggctaagacggttagggctcttcagcttggagaaaaggcagctgaggggtgatatgataaaagtctacaagttaatgagcggagtagagcggacagatgtgaagcatttgtttacactttcaaacaataatagaaccaggggacacaagatgaagctagaatatggtagatttaaaacaaataggagaaagtttttctttactcagcatgtagttggactctggaactcgttgccggagaatgtagtgacagcagctggccttacggagtttaaggaggGGTtgaacagattcctgaaggaaacgtctattgaacattattaattttgggggggattttgccgggttcttgaagcctggattggccgctgtcggagacaggatgctgggtttgatggacccttggccttttcccagtatggcggtgcttatgtgcttatggagGGACTAGCACTTCCTCACTTCCCCGCAGGTGCCACCTCATAAGGgcggtgccctgcccagtgcttcctgggatgcgctgggtgggacttccatataagggagtttctcctttatatggaagtgaagccccgcccagcacatcccaggatccGCTGGGCAGGGCGCCAgtagaggagggagggaatgctAGTCCCTCCTTCTTCCAACTTTGAGGTAgatgttctggaattttctggccttttcttttgggtctgcttatttctgtgtgtttccactgatagtggcaagacaggaatttctggctgaccacaaactgacaagaccattgccatgatatcccaaccaactgtcttgttacaaacTGACCAGACCCCCCattgtcatgacatcccaactgtttgttactgagcagaagtgtggcaaggacactaaggccctatcacaggTTTCCTATAtacttgcaggattgctgattgggtgatatatgaggtggtcctttgtgatgggaagggtatataagtaactgctcatctaaagagactctgaaataggaggatggcaggagagtttcatatccttgTCACAGCCTATTTCCAGGGGGGTACTCTTCCCTCCCTTGATAGAAACATTCTCTATAGCTAAGATTCTTTCTTTCTCGCTCTCTGtaacctttgtatgaggaataaaaatttccttcctattgttagagactctgttctgtaaaactgctaatgccaagagccaataGTATTTCTTGTGCTGTTCCTAGTGAGAAATAAAGATTCCTTTTCTGCTTCTAGCTTAGCCTGAGTTTTTTTGTAAGAATAGCATGACCAAATGCGCAGCCTAGAACATaggccaccgggggggggggggggggggggtgttcagctTGCagtcccattggaccaccagggtataTTCAACTGAGAGGATGttcagggtggtggtggtggcatggCTAGCGGTCTCACAAGACCACAAGGGTATTttcattgtttgggggggggggggggaactgctaGCAcatcttgataaaagaggccctaattcTATATCCCCCTTACAATTCACTATACAACAATATTCAAATTGTTatcatcacctcaggaacagaacACGCTTAAAGCAAATAAGTTTGTACTTCCTCCAGACTGAGGCAATTACACGGGTGATCAAGCGGGAAAAAACACCATTAGAGGAAATTTGTGAAAAATTCCATATGTCACGGGGATTGATTGGGAGCCTGTATGGTTGTATATGTAGGCGGGCACCCTGTTACATTAAACACAGGAAAAGCTGGGAAGGAGAGCTTGGTGTGGCCCTGGGGGAGGCccggtgggagagaatagaacggGCAGTGGCGAAAGTGTCAATCCATGTACCGCTTAAGGAAAATGCGGTGAAGGTGCTGTACCGATGGTACCTTACTCCGGACCGCCTTCAGCGCATATACCCGGATTTGACGGGGCTGTGCTGGAGGAGGTGTGGCCAAAAAGGCACAATGGGACATGTGTGGTGGAGCTGTATCAAAGTGAAAGCCTTTTGGAAAGCTGTTCACAGTAGGCTGCAGCTTTGGGTGGGCCGTTCAATTGACTGGGCCCcagaggtttttcttttttctataaaGGTAGTAGGCCTTACAACACATCAACAAGCATTGGTGAGGCAGGCGGTGGGGGCTGCCCGGGTAGTAATAGCCTCGCACTGGAAACAAGTGGGGGTCCCACCAATTGCGAAGTGGCATAATAAATTGCGATATgtgtgtgaaatggagagacttgtAGCAGAGCGGAAACATCAAAAGAGTAAATGGTATTCGACTTGGAAATTCTTTCTCAATGATGCGAACACAACCTAGAGTTATGCTGGTGCAAATGTAAGGTTGGAAAAGTTTAATGTAATCCCCATAAGGtggtgaggagggggaggggaagggacggggaggggaggggaaaaaaaaaaaaaagtcaacagagggggttttttctttttgaatgttGTTATAATATAGAAAGCATCTTGTTGGAATGTTTGTCATATGGACATATTTGTACAACTGCATTCATGGAttttgttttgcacaaaatgtaatgcataaatgttcaataaagacttaaaaaaaaaaaaaaataagtttgtgTTTGACCCAgaacctactttcaaatagggccagacactttatgaaataccACAAAACCCtgtaacctatacagaaaacttaacataCCATTGGGCCAATGATCAATTTCCCCATGCTGTTCTGACCAGTGCTGTAAAATTAGCGCCAGAAAAGCGTGGGGAAATAACTTCCCTataatcaaaactaatagcatgcaaatttttgCGGACTGAGATGCTCAAAGTCCTGAActattctccacctaaagagcctgtgacagtccctctgcataaggtactgaaggaagtccttatgcagaaCTGGTCGGCCCTTCTATCTGGCCCTGTAGTCCCCGAGAAAGCTGAAtctcagtatcggatccatggtgaacctggattgatgaggtctcagttaccccacaattctatggtggtggattctgccctcaagagagccagaagtactagagactatgcttcggcgcccccaggcaaagaagctaggactcttgattcttttgggaggaagacgtatcaggccgctatgcttgccgccaagattcagtcataccagctcttcacgagcgtgcacttgcgggactcgataaggcaactgtctagcttggttgatgcactccctctggagcaagccgagccttttcgccaggtggtcaggcagcagaaggcgtgtcgaaaattcctagccaggggtacgttcaacacttttgatgtagcatccaggatcgctgctcaaggtatagtgatgcatagactctcatggctgcgtgtctctgacctggatcattcggtctagcagcgaatggcggatgttccttgccggggggacaacctttttggtgaaaaagtagaggatcttgttgatcagatcaagaagcatactactacctcctcatctaggaggtattttggggggaagaggagtgctccctattcctatcctagatgtaggtacactcTTGCTTCTCAACAGCCTTCCCAGGCTCAGCACCAGCGCGCGCGTTCTTGTAaacagcgtgcgtctaaggcccgtgctgctccccagcaaaagcagggaacgggtttttgactggctccagttaagcatagcctctgtaaaagtgtccgtaccggagaacttgccggttggggggaggttgatattttttcaccaaaggtggcctctcataacctccgaccggtgggtccttcaaatagtccagtcagGATACATCctgaatctggaatccaaacctccaaattgcccaccgggagctcattcttacagttcccagcataaagaggtacttacagaggaactctccgcccaaCTGAAGGCCCAagtggtcaaacccgttccaccaggggaagaaggcctgggattctattccaagtacttccttgtgcagaaaaagacaggggggatgcgtcccatcctagacctgagggccctgaacaaatttcttctccgagaaaagttcaggatggtttccctaggcacccttcttcccatgattcaagaaaacgattggctatgctctctggacttaaaggatgcttacacacacatttcgatactcccagctcacaggcagtatcttcgatttcagctgggaactcagcactttcagtattgtgtactgccctttggtctggcgtctgcgcccagagtgttcacaaagtgcctagtggtagtcgcagcgtcgctacgcagactgggggtgcatgtgttcccttatctcgacaattggctggtaaagagcaccttgaaggcaggcgctctacggtccatgcgaatgactgttcaggtgctagaactactggggtttgtgatcaattgctccaagtcccatctcaccccagttcaaaagttggaattcattggagctctgttgaacacaaagacagctcgagcttatcttcccaagggaagggcagacaacctcctgtccctggtgtccatagttcgaacgtctcaacagatcacggctcggcagatgttgagacttctagagcacatggcctccacagttcatgtgactcccatggcacacctacacatgagatcagctcaatgggcactagcttcccagtggtatcaacctgcagggagtctagaggatgtaatccaactgtccgcCGACTTCcagaattctctgcagtggtggatgattcgatccaatttgaccttgggacgtcagttccaaattcctcagccacaaaaagtgctgacgatggaggcaaccctcctggggtggggagctcatgtagatggacttcacactcagggagcctggtccttttaggaaaaaggtcttcaggtcaatctcctggaattgcgagcgatctggaacgctgtaaaggctttcagagactggctgtccaaccaaatcatattgattcagacagacaatcaccaacaagcaggggggcaccggatcttgccctctgtgtcaggaagccatccaaatgtggctttgggtgcgccgtcacggcatgtttctgcaagccacttatctggcaggcgtaaacaacagtctggccagcaggctgagcaggataatgcaacctcatgagtggtcactggacatgggtgtcgcccgcaagatcttccgagcgtggggcaccccctcggtggatctttttgtcactca
The genomic region above belongs to Microcaecilia unicolor chromosome 7, aMicUni1.1, whole genome shotgun sequence and contains:
- the CRADD gene encoding death domain-containing protein CRADD is translated as MNPQHRQLLRNLRMQLCAEVLVDGFVVQYLYQEGILTESHLQEISSQLTSQRKTLLLLDILPSRGPKAFSAFLESLQEFPWVQEKLWAQCKEIPEAPADKLLGIPAHVQNNPPTDKQINQLASMLGSEWEHIILCLGLSQNAIHQCKVNHPCNVQSQMVAAFIMWRQRLGKKATLQCLCNSLLAADVDPSLIQQMLK